Proteins encoded within one genomic window of Paraglaciecola psychrophila 170:
- a CDS encoding MbcA/ParS/Xre antitoxin family protein: MRDMQAAKTKDSQNIVMKAYINAYKTMGMSDDNAAKLIGVGRSTLLRKLSFETDSKQSELQILFIRFYRSLFALFGGDLISMKHWFEHKNKHIRGVPRELCFTVTGLVNINTYLDALRGKA, from the coding sequence ATGCGAGATATGCAAGCGGCTAAAACAAAAGACAGTCAAAACATAGTTATGAAAGCTTATATTAACGCCTACAAAACTATGGGGATGTCTGACGATAACGCAGCGAAGTTAATTGGCGTGGGCCGTTCGACATTGTTACGCAAACTGAGTTTTGAAACAGACTCTAAACAAAGTGAGCTTCAAATATTGTTTATTCGGTTTTACCGCTCTTTATTTGCCTTATTTGGAGGCGATCTTATTTCTATGAAACATTGGTTTGAACATAAAAACAAACATATTCGTGGTGTGCCTAGAGAGTTATGCTTTACGGTCACAGGCCTAGTCAATATCAATACTTATTTGGACGCATTAAGAGGTAAAGCTTGA
- a CDS encoding RES family NAD+ phosphorylase has product MKAKQIIDVAGGLTTYANSVCRMVETQEYAATTSLVDDLEEQAILEQILDDFKPGYADDTQNLHYLISTPFRYPPLKYGSRFGAIFEASYFYASEAIKTCLAEAAFYRFYLIDGTETPFPKMVQSEHSLFFVRVLSSSALDLTQIPDAEIQNQLTDPISYSFTQQIGLQARKVGADLLRYFSARSQEQGINVAIDNHRIIQSEKPEDKVEYICQLDPKTGILRFSEPRTFPIMFTREQFLVDGELPLLG; this is encoded by the coding sequence TTGAAGGCAAAGCAGATTATTGATGTTGCAGGAGGGTTAACCACTTATGCTAATTCAGTTTGCCGGATGGTTGAAACACAAGAATATGCGGCGACCACTTCTTTAGTGGATGATCTCGAAGAACAAGCCATTTTAGAACAAATTCTCGATGACTTTAAACCCGGCTATGCGGATGACACCCAAAATTTACATTACCTGATATCCACCCCTTTCCGTTATCCCCCCTTAAAGTATGGTTCCCGTTTTGGAGCAATTTTCGAGGCGAGTTATTTTTATGCCAGTGAAGCGATTAAGACTTGCCTAGCAGAAGCAGCCTTTTATCGTTTTTATCTAATTGATGGAACTGAAACCCCTTTCCCAAAAATGGTCCAGTCAGAACACTCTTTGTTTTTTGTTCGTGTATTAAGCAGCAGTGCCTTGGATTTGACTCAGATTCCAGATGCAGAAATACAAAACCAACTAACCGATCCTATATCTTACTCCTTCACTCAACAAATAGGACTACAAGCACGTAAAGTCGGCGCTGATTTGCTGCGTTATTTCTCAGCACGAAGTCAAGAGCAAGGTATCAATGTGGCCATCGATAACCATAGGATTATTCAATCTGAAAAACCCGAGGATAAAGTGGAGTACATCTGTCAACTCGATCCAAAAACTGGCATTTTAAGATTTTCAGAACCAAGAACCTTCCCTATTATGTTTACAAGAGAGCAGTTTTTAGTTGATGGAGAGTTGCCTTTATTAGGGTAA
- a CDS encoding S8 family serine peptidase, whose amino-acid sequence MKNKLLSLIILTSLGLPAIATEDNLLSNVIVSLDANQIGSVAEFADGYAISTQYTYNHVFSGFSAAVTPKVLAQLSTDQRVLSISNDGRVHAIKNTSSQVSACNLLLGCQTSQQITPWGINRIGANTTENTGEGVHVYVIDTGIDSDHGDLASNVANGYSVEMCLGLGCSNAWDDDQGHGTHVAGTIGALDNNLDVIGVAPAVTLHAVKVLNAAGSGSNSGVIAGIDWVTQQATSLGVPVVANMSLGGSGTKTGICTSNGFVGSDNFHRAICNAKNQGVIFAVAAGNDGENANQSTPAAYDDAVITVSATNINDDWASFSNWGNETANWTIHQSAPVAIAAPGVNILSTQNGGGTTTLSGTSMAAPHVAGVLALYLETISLNADGNAFVEARDWLLNNSESNANLTNSTGDAHQEDFLDAEIPK is encoded by the coding sequence ATGAAAAATAAATTACTAAGTTTAATAATTTTAACTTCTCTAGGACTACCTGCTATTGCTACAGAAGACAACCTATTGAGTAATGTCATCGTAAGCCTCGATGCTAACCAGATCGGAAGCGTTGCGGAGTTTGCAGATGGATACGCAATATCGACACAGTATACTTATAATCACGTTTTTAGTGGTTTTTCTGCAGCGGTTACCCCAAAGGTGCTAGCACAATTAAGTACCGATCAACGTGTGTTAAGTATTTCAAATGATGGCAGAGTTCATGCAATAAAAAATACATCGAGCCAAGTATCAGCCTGTAACCTTTTACTTGGCTGTCAGACTAGTCAGCAAATAACGCCGTGGGGTATTAATCGCATAGGTGCAAATACCACTGAGAATACTGGCGAAGGCGTGCATGTTTATGTTATTGACACCGGTATAGATTCTGATCATGGTGATTTAGCTAGCAATGTTGCTAATGGCTATAGCGTTGAAATGTGCCTAGGTTTGGGCTGTTCGAATGCTTGGGATGATGACCAAGGCCATGGAACTCATGTTGCTGGCACTATTGGTGCTCTGGATAACAATCTTGATGTTATCGGCGTAGCACCCGCGGTTACATTACACGCTGTTAAGGTATTGAATGCGGCAGGAAGTGGTTCTAATTCGGGCGTTATTGCTGGTATTGATTGGGTAACACAACAAGCTACATCTTTAGGTGTTCCAGTAGTGGCTAATATGAGTCTGGGTGGTAGCGGCACCAAAACAGGTATTTGTACCAGCAACGGTTTTGTTGGCAGTGATAACTTTCATCGTGCTATCTGTAATGCGAAGAATCAAGGTGTTATTTTTGCTGTCGCAGCAGGAAATGATGGTGAAAATGCGAATCAATCAACACCAGCAGCCTATGATGACGCGGTGATCACGGTAAGTGCAACCAACATAAATGATGATTGGGCTAGCTTTTCAAACTGGGGTAACGAAACTGCCAATTGGACTATTCACCAATCAGCGCCTGTGGCTATTGCAGCGCCAGGAGTAAATATCCTATCAACTCAAAATGGTGGAGGAACGACAACCCTAAGTGGCACTTCAATGGCAGCTCCTCACGTTGCTGGTGTGTTAGCGCTTTATTTAGAAACGATATCCCTTAACGCTGACGGCAATGCATTTGTCGAAGCGAGAGACTGGTTGCTCAACAACAGTGAGTCAAATGCTAATTTAACAAACTCCACTGGTGATGCACACCAAGAAGACTTCCTTGACGCTGAAATACCAAAATAA
- a CDS encoding alpha/beta hydrolase family protein has product MIRNTYLRITRCAALGLVVASIALVGITTSPAHAAGKNNKNQREIARAINGGGPALSQLKYDLTITSFDGTDIAVTVYQPTLKQGQPAPLLMYSHGWGGSRSTDLSETDSLTKTARKAWESGYFVLTFDQRGFGDSGGQANSQDPEIEGRDVQTLLDWAEGGMSPHLAYLKGDPLVGGIGLSYGGGFQLVGASIDPRFDAIVPAMTWHDLPYSLSPERIPKTLWLSVLGALARESQAPWLTQAYAESLTGTASEEGSKRLARNGLKAYCKPDGLGVPMVDALFIQGVNDTLFNLNEATWNYECLRNAGNDAYLLLTKGGHILPAFQDGSDGGTTNSGGFFNDVQCGDTRYTIADLSYTFLNGKLRKLQRYIPIPRVCLTQERIQGVVSDEVPKGGLVQHFASGNLLVGPPSVDVILNLLRKLDPSTQAEVLSRLSADTVSLLTKALIGLVNIEPEQVATLLTELVETQPAALLAELGTAPRFVPLYSAASEQILAGIPLADLNIEGEAALDPRVFVGLGVMRLGQLSPKLLHEQILPMRGTGARQTELIGTSTQLQSGDQVGLMLYGFHPQYTLGFSRIPSAINLTGTVQLPLQ; this is encoded by the coding sequence ATGATCCGTAACACCTACCTTAGAATCACCCGATGCGCTGCTTTGGGTCTCGTAGTTGCAAGTATTGCACTGGTTGGCATTACCACTTCGCCAGCTCATGCAGCAGGCAAAAACAACAAAAATCAGAGAGAAATAGCCAGAGCCATTAACGGCGGTGGGCCGGCGCTATCGCAGCTCAAATATGACCTGACCATTACCTCATTTGATGGCACAGACATCGCGGTAACGGTATATCAACCAACGTTAAAACAGGGTCAACCAGCGCCTTTACTTATGTATAGTCACGGCTGGGGCGGCAGTCGTTCCACCGATCTAAGTGAAACAGACTCGCTCACCAAAACGGCTCGTAAGGCTTGGGAGTCAGGTTACTTTGTACTCACCTTTGATCAACGCGGATTTGGTGATAGCGGCGGTCAAGCCAATTCTCAGGACCCTGAGATTGAAGGTCGTGACGTTCAGACTCTCCTTGACTGGGCTGAAGGTGGCATGTCACCTCACCTAGCATATTTAAAAGGTGATCCACTAGTGGGCGGAATAGGATTGAGTTATGGCGGTGGGTTCCAACTGGTTGGAGCCAGTATCGATCCGCGATTTGATGCGATAGTACCTGCGATGACTTGGCACGACTTACCTTACAGCTTGAGCCCAGAACGTATACCAAAGACATTATGGCTTTCAGTGTTAGGTGCTCTTGCTAGAGAAAGTCAAGCCCCTTGGCTAACGCAAGCATATGCAGAATCTTTGACTGGTACAGCAAGTGAGGAAGGTTCTAAACGTTTGGCCCGCAATGGTCTTAAAGCATATTGCAAGCCTGATGGTCTTGGCGTGCCAATGGTAGATGCTTTATTTATTCAGGGTGTCAACGACACACTGTTCAATTTAAATGAAGCCACTTGGAATTACGAGTGCCTGCGTAATGCTGGTAATGATGCTTATCTGCTTCTCACTAAGGGTGGGCATATCTTGCCAGCCTTCCAAGATGGTTCTGACGGAGGAACTACCAACTCAGGGGGCTTTTTTAATGATGTGCAGTGCGGCGATACCCGTTACACTATTGCCGATTTGTCTTACACGTTCCTCAATGGCAAACTGCGTAAATTGCAACGTTATATACCTATTCCACGCGTATGTCTTACCCAAGAACGTATTCAGGGAGTGGTAAGCGACGAGGTACCTAAAGGTGGGTTAGTCCAACATTTTGCTAGTGGTAACTTACTGGTTGGCCCACCCTCTGTCGACGTGATTCTCAATCTACTAAGAAAGCTTGATCCATCGACCCAAGCCGAAGTGCTGAGCCGACTTTCTGCTGACACAGTCAGTTTACTCACCAAGGCGTTGATTGGTTTGGTAAACATCGAGCCAGAACAGGTAGCGACACTTCTGACTGAGCTTGTAGAAACTCAACCTGCAGCTTTGCTAGCAGAACTAGGAACCGCCCCGCGATTTGTACCCTTGTATAGCGCCGCCAGCGAACAAATCCTCGCAGGTATACCTCTGGCAGATTTGAACATAGAAGGAGAAGCAGCACTAGATCCGCGGGTGTTTGTTGGACTAGGGGTTATGCGGCTTGGACAGCTCAGCCCAAAACTGTTACATGAACAAATTCTGCCTATGCGCGGCACTGGCGCACGTCAAACTGAACTTATCGGTACCAGTACTCAATTGCAATCAGGCGATCAAGTTGGTCTGATGCTCTACGGTTTTCATCCGCAGTATACTCTTGGTTTTTCGCGCATCCCCAGCGCAATAAACTTAACTGGCACAGTGCAGTTACCGTTACAGTAG
- a CDS encoding cytochrome P450 — translation MNSLTNTTAEPVATSSITPTPAVKFIEQPIADVSTVALEDIDVSNPFMFRQNKWQSYFKRLRDECPVHYQKNSPFGAFWSVTRFEDIMFVDKNHTLFSSEPAIVIGDRPADYMLDMFIAMDPPKHDAQRQAVQSAVAPKNLAEMEELIRERTVDVLNDLPVGESFDWVEKVSVELTTRMLATLFDFPYEKRHKLPYWSDLASGSPEMTGGLVQDDERVAGITDLMTEFSQLWHIKAAQKAAGEQGGFDLISLMQANDNTKNMVDTPLEFLGNLVLLIVGGNDTTRNSMTGGVDALNEFPQEFIKLKNDPSLIPNMVSEIIRWQTPLAHMRRIATEDVELNGKTIKKGDKVVMWYVSGNRDERVINNPDQFVIDRDKARNHLSFGFGIHRCMGNRLAEMQLRILWEEILQRFENIEVINKPKYVQSNFVKGYTELRVKLTAKV, via the coding sequence ATGAACAGTTTAACCAATACTACCGCTGAGCCCGTTGCAACGTCATCAATAACACCAACGCCTGCTGTAAAATTTATCGAACAACCCATAGCTGACGTATCCACTGTCGCGTTAGAAGACATAGATGTCAGCAATCCCTTTATGTTTCGTCAGAATAAATGGCAGTCCTATTTTAAACGTTTGCGGGATGAGTGTCCTGTGCACTATCAAAAAAACAGCCCCTTTGGTGCTTTTTGGTCTGTAACACGTTTTGAAGACATTATGTTTGTTGATAAAAATCACACCTTATTTTCCTCCGAGCCTGCTATTGTTATTGGCGACAGACCGGCTGATTATATGCTCGACATGTTTATCGCGATGGACCCGCCAAAGCATGACGCACAGAGACAGGCTGTGCAGAGTGCTGTTGCGCCGAAGAATTTAGCTGAAATGGAAGAGCTTATTCGGGAGCGTACGGTTGATGTTTTAAATGACTTACCCGTGGGTGAAAGTTTTGACTGGGTTGAGAAAGTGTCGGTAGAATTAACCACGAGAATGCTGGCCACTTTGTTCGATTTTCCCTATGAAAAACGCCACAAGCTGCCGTATTGGTCTGATCTTGCTTCAGGCAGTCCAGAAATGACCGGCGGCCTAGTTCAAGACGATGAGCGTGTTGCGGGCATCACCGATTTAATGACTGAATTTTCGCAACTTTGGCACATCAAAGCTGCGCAAAAAGCGGCTGGGGAGCAAGGTGGTTTTGATTTGATTAGCTTAATGCAAGCCAACGATAACACTAAAAATATGGTCGACACCCCTTTAGAGTTTCTCGGCAACCTTGTATTGCTGATCGTTGGCGGTAACGACACCACACGTAACTCAATGACAGGTGGAGTTGATGCATTGAATGAATTTCCCCAAGAATTTATCAAACTCAAAAACGATCCCAGCTTAATTCCCAATATGGTGTCTGAAATTATTCGCTGGCAAACGCCATTAGCGCACATGCGCCGAATTGCCACCGAAGATGTTGAGCTTAACGGCAAAACTATCAAAAAAGGTGACAAGGTGGTGATGTGGTATGTATCAGGTAATCGCGATGAACGCGTCATCAACAACCCCGACCAATTTGTGATCGATAGGGATAAAGCCCGTAATCATCTGTCGTTTGGTTTTGGCATTCATCGCTGCATGGGTAACCGTCTAGCGGAAATGCAGTTGCGAATACTATGGGAAGAAATATTACAACGCTTTGAAAATATTGAAGTCATCAACAAGCCTAAGTATGTACAATCTAATTTCGTAAAAGGCTATACAGAGTTAAGGGTAAAGCTTACGGCTAAAGTTTAA
- a CDS encoding 2Fe-2S iron-sulfur cluster-binding protein: MGHIIFIEHLGEQHTTPIEEGKSVMQTAIDNGIPGIDADCGGVCACGTCHVIVDETWIDAVGVANDDEIMMLDLTPEKAKTSRLSCQIKTTAAMDGMIVRLPEFQM; the protein is encoded by the coding sequence ATGGGTCACATAATTTTCATAGAGCACTTAGGGGAGCAACACACAACTCCCATTGAGGAGGGAAAATCCGTGATGCAAACCGCTATCGACAATGGCATTCCAGGTATTGACGCAGACTGCGGCGGTGTATGTGCGTGCGGTACCTGTCACGTCATCGTTGATGAAACTTGGATTGACGCTGTTGGTGTTGCTAATGATGATGAAATCATGATGCTGGATTTAACCCCAGAAAAAGCAAAAACGTCACGCCTGTCTTGCCAAATTAAGACAACCGCAGCAATGGACGGCATGATCGTTCGCTTACCTGAATTTCAAATGTAG
- a CDS encoding AraC family transcriptional regulator: MSSSQVIEQVPSIPANYSRLIARELDLQERELSSLLFATTLTSAQLMSEDTLLTPAQQVQIVMNGLRISKDESIGLRLGKKLTPPTHGALGFLANSSPTLLTAVRSFQEFIPTRMSFIEMSLEESDEWIKCYFDLILDADNTVFRTILDAASMSLLACIEFVLGRELFDGQLQFSLAEPNYIERYAEFIPCPVEFSCARNCLKIPRALKDIENVSSNHENYVIALQQCQQMLSQLPDDTLSITYQVKKLILSYPPGRLSEDAVAELMFITKRTLARRLIKEGTGFRQIKEKIMAEQALNYLRDTELSVESIAGLLNYHDSANFRRAFKRWYHCPPNEYREQLKSTSIE; the protein is encoded by the coding sequence ATGTCGAGTTCGCAAGTTATAGAGCAGGTTCCGAGTATTCCCGCAAATTACTCCCGCTTGATTGCTCGTGAGCTTGATTTGCAAGAGCGTGAATTAAGCAGTTTATTATTTGCGACCACGTTAACGTCAGCGCAGCTGATGAGTGAAGACACGTTGCTTACGCCAGCGCAACAAGTTCAGATTGTGATGAACGGTTTACGCATATCAAAAGATGAATCAATAGGTCTTCGATTAGGCAAAAAATTAACTCCACCTACTCATGGTGCTCTAGGTTTTCTGGCAAACAGTAGTCCAACGTTATTGACAGCGGTTCGCTCTTTTCAAGAGTTTATTCCAACCCGAATGAGTTTTATTGAAATGAGTTTAGAGGAATCGGATGAGTGGATTAAATGTTATTTTGATTTGATACTCGATGCTGATAACACAGTGTTCAGAACAATACTGGATGCAGCTTCTATGTCGTTGTTAGCCTGTATCGAATTTGTGCTCGGTCGTGAGCTGTTTGATGGCCAATTGCAGTTTTCTCTTGCAGAGCCTAATTATATTGAGCGCTATGCTGAATTTATCCCCTGCCCAGTAGAGTTTTCTTGCGCGCGTAATTGTTTGAAAATTCCTAGGGCTTTAAAAGATATTGAAAACGTTTCGTCTAACCATGAAAACTATGTGATTGCTTTACAGCAATGCCAGCAAATGTTGTCGCAATTACCTGATGATACATTATCAATAACCTATCAAGTTAAAAAATTAATATTATCCTATCCACCAGGGCGATTGTCTGAGGATGCTGTCGCAGAATTGATGTTCATTACCAAGCGAACTTTGGCGCGGCGTTTAATAAAAGAAGGAACCGGCTTTCGACAAATAAAAGAAAAAATAATGGCTGAGCAGGCACTTAATTATTTACGTGATACGGAACTGTCTGTCGAATCGATTGCGGGATTATTGAATTATCATGACAGCGCTAACTTTCGACGTGCATTTAAGCGGTGGTATCACTGCCCACCAAATGAATACCGTGAACAACTCAAATCAACGTCTATTGAATAG
- a CDS encoding NAD(P)/FAD-dependent oxidoreductase, protein MKTVLIIGGGHAAAAAVVALRASKWNGKIVMISDENDLPYQRPPLSKGYLLGSINEQQLPIKSRFLYDKLDCELKLGISVAHIDRNSKRLTTKNGEHVNYDHLIIATGTSARKLSVPGADLECVHYLRTLADAKRIKQYIAPRTKLLIVGAGYIGLEIAASATKIGANVVVLETQERVLSRVTNPEMSDFYQTLHASNGVDIKLNTGLNELRRTSTGYQAFLNNGEILHFDLAVVGIGVQPNQALAEEAGLECNNGIVVDSTTRTNDPSIYAIGDVSNHPNAFYTTRLRLESVPNATEQAKIAAKNICGIYSDYNALPWFWSEQYDVKLQTAGLSQGYDMSVLRGDMSTHSFALFYLKAGKLIAMDAINSPRDFIKAKQLILAGFNITPERIEDINSDWFS, encoded by the coding sequence ATGAAAACGGTATTAATTATTGGCGGTGGACACGCAGCGGCGGCTGCAGTGGTTGCATTGCGAGCAAGTAAATGGAATGGCAAAATCGTGATGATTAGCGATGAAAATGACCTACCTTATCAACGTCCACCACTTTCAAAGGGGTATTTGTTAGGCAGTATTAACGAACAGCAGTTACCCATTAAGAGTCGTTTTTTGTACGATAAACTTGATTGCGAACTTAAGTTAGGTATATCAGTTGCACACATTGACCGAAATAGTAAAAGACTGACTACGAAGAACGGCGAGCATGTTAATTATGACCACTTAATAATTGCTACGGGCACAAGCGCCAGAAAGTTAAGTGTTCCTGGTGCTGACTTAGAATGTGTACATTATCTACGTACTTTGGCAGATGCAAAACGTATCAAGCAATATATAGCACCTAGGACTAAGTTATTGATAGTAGGCGCGGGGTATATAGGTCTAGAAATTGCTGCTTCAGCCACCAAAATTGGCGCTAATGTGGTGGTTTTAGAAACTCAAGAGCGTGTACTTTCAAGAGTGACTAATCCCGAAATGTCTGATTTTTATCAAACATTACATGCTTCTAACGGGGTTGATATTAAGCTAAATACGGGATTAAACGAGTTAAGGCGAACATCGACAGGATATCAAGCTTTCTTAAATAATGGTGAAATACTCCATTTTGACTTAGCCGTTGTGGGCATTGGTGTGCAGCCTAATCAAGCATTAGCCGAGGAAGCCGGACTCGAATGTAACAACGGTATTGTGGTCGACTCAACAACTCGCACCAACGATCCTTCAATTTATGCTATTGGCGATGTGAGTAATCATCCTAATGCATTTTACACAACTCGATTGCGCTTAGAGTCTGTGCCCAATGCAACCGAACAAGCTAAAATAGCGGCTAAAAACATTTGTGGCATTTACAGCGACTATAATGCGTTACCGTGGTTTTGGTCAGAGCAATACGACGTTAAGTTGCAAACCGCTGGACTATCACAAGGCTATGATATGTCCGTGCTTAGAGGGGATATGAGCACCCATTCTTTTGCGCTGTTCTATCTTAAAGCAGGCAAGTTGATTGCAATGGATGCGATCAACTCACCACGAGACTTTATAAAGGCGAAGCAACTCATTCTTGCTGGATTTAATATTACCCCCGAGCGAATTGAGGATATAAATAGCGACT